In Candidatus Kaelpia imicola, the DNA window TCAGGGTGAAAAAGTTGATAAATATTACCGTTTTCGACTTGTTGCTACCGGAATTAGCGGAAGCGACCAGAACCTTTTCAAGATCCGAATATCTCCCGAAAGTGCCCAAAGCTACTCAGAAAAAGTTAAAATCCGCCTGCACCCAAAGGAAGGTAAAGAGATGTTTTTTTATCCCCAAATTCCAGCTGGAACTAAGAATGTAGTAATTGAAAACTACGACCTTGATATTGACGGCGGCACTAGCACTTTTGCCTCAGATGCCAGAAAAAGAGGACATAAGATAAGTGTTTCTGAGAGCGGCCAGTGGAGTCAGACAGTTGTTCCGGTATATTCCGATACTGGAGGCAGCATGGTATATACCATTACCAAAGGTACTCAAAGATATTCAAATGTAGCAATACAGATGAAGACCGATAAGGGAGAATCTATCCCTATATATTTCAAAAAAGGTACTTATAGAGTAGTAAAAAAAGTTGTGGCTCCAGTAAAACCGAAACCGGCTCCGAAACCGACTCTGAAACCTATTCTAGAGAAGAAAACTCAATGTAATAAATTTACTTTTGATGCCACCAAATCTTATGATCTCGATAAGAAGGAACTTAATTTTCTCTGGGACTTTGGTGACGGTACCACCAGCACAGAACCTGTTATAACTCATATATATGAAAAGGGCGGGGAATATACAGTAACGCTTACTGTTAGCAATGATTCCGGGCTGCCCTGCGATACTTCAGCAACTTCCCAAAAGATATTCGTTAATACTCCTCCAATAGCGAATTTCAGCTCGCCTAATGTTGTCTGTTTATCAGATACAGTCTATTTTGATGCTAGCAGAACTTTTGATGATGACCCGGAAAAATTAACTTATAGCTGGGATTTTGGAAACGGATCCCGCGGCCATAGTGAGAAAGTAAGCCACATATACAGCAAGAGCGGCACTTACAATGTAACACTAACCGTAGATGACAATGCAGGTACAACATGCAGCATTGACAGCATGCAGAAAGTTGTTAAAGTAATTACTCCGCCTGTAGCTAATGCCGGCGGTGACATCAATCTCTGTCTTAAGTCTCTGGATGAGAAATATATCGTAGTATTGGATGGTTCTAGATCAAAAAATCCCGACGGTACACCTCTCACTTATACCTGGAATTTAGGTGATGGTACTATTTTAAATGGTAAGAGAGTAGAGCACATCTATAAAACCAGCGGTATTTATGCGGTTACTCTTGTCGTAGATAACGGCATCGGCCTCTCCTGCAGCAAAGCTTCAGATACAATTACTGTAAAGTTAAATAAAACACCCCTATCTTCTGCCGGCGACGACAGAAAAGCATGTGTCGGTCAAGCTGTCAGTTTTGACGGTTCAGCCTCTAAGACCGAATCGGGAGAAAAGCTCAGCTATAAATGGGATTTCGGTGACGGTAGTAAGTCTAAAGGTATAAGGGTTAGTCATACTTATGAAAAAGGCGGCAAATACCCAGTCACTCTTACCGTAAATGATAATATGGATACAGCATGTTCTACCGATATGGATGTTGCTTTTATAGATATAAACTCTAAACCTTCAATAGTACTTGCTAAGGTTAGTAATAGCTGCGTAGGTAAAGAGATTTTCTTTAATGCTTCAGGTTCTAATGATCCTGATGGTGATACTCTTAGCTATACCTGGGACTTCGGAGACGGTGTTATTGAGAAGAGAGCTTCTTCCAGGGTAGTCCATGCCTATAAGGAAGGCGGTTCTTATACCGTTTCAGTAACGGTTGATGACGGTAGTGAATCTGCCTGTTCTTCTGCTTCCGATTCTCGTAGAATCGATATAAATACTCCACCGGTTGCAAAGCTTGATATGATTAACCTTTGCTGTGTTGGTATGGAACAACAGTTTGATGCTTCAGAAT includes these proteins:
- a CDS encoding PKD domain-containing protein; translation: MKKLLFTLAVVFYALSLFGFKASAYVIPYQDTRARAFYVFGLEGNNLAGAEDNRMEIVIDIPSDELSSVVIEVYDPDTGNFFDWREPIYEVNFKPTLNEWNTTCRFEFYGRELLDSVELNLSREWDRKWYRFGPYDKNQGEKVDKYYRFRLVATGISGSDQNLFKIRISPESAQSYSEKVKIRLHPKEGKEMFFYPQIPAGTKNVVIENYDLDIDGGTSTFASDARKRGHKISVSESGQWSQTVVPVYSDTGGSMVYTITKGTQRYSNVAIQMKTDKGESIPIYFKKGTYRVVKKVVAPVKPKPAPKPTLKPILEKKTQCNKFTFDATKSYDLDKKELNFLWDFGDGTTSTEPVITHIYEKGGEYTVTLTVSNDSGLPCDTSATSQKIFVNTPPIANFSSPNVVCLSDTVYFDASRTFDDDPEKLTYSWDFGNGSRGHSEKVSHIYSKSGTYNVTLTVDDNAGTTCSIDSMQKVVKVITPPVANAGGDINLCLKSLDEKYIVVLDGSRSKNPDGTPLTYTWNLGDGTILNGKRVEHIYKTSGIYAVTLVVDNGIGLSCSKASDTITVKLNKTPLSSAGDDRKACVGQAVSFDGSASKTESGEKLSYKWDFGDGSKSKGIRVSHTYEKGGKYPVTLTVNDNMDTACSTDMDVAFIDINSKPSIVLAKVSNSCVGKEIFFNASGSNDPDGDTLSYTWDFGDGVIEKRASSRVVHAYKEGGSYTVSVTVDDGSESACSSASDSRRIDINTPPVAKLDMINLCCVGMEQQFDASESFDADGDTLSYTWYLDDGTISQGVTISHVYDKPGRYRIILEVNDGSGTECSSDSIAETIKVSSHPVPIIEIR